The bacterium genome includes the window GCAACTTCACATCCGTAACCTCGACCGGATTTTCATCGGTGTTGTAGTCGCGATAATAAATCGCCCGGCGACTATACACATTGTAGATACTGATATTCAGAATAGCCGGTAGACCGAAGAACTGGTGTTTGTAATTCGCACTCAGATCCAATCGGTGATCGGCGGGGAAGCGATAATTATTCTCAGCGCCGAACAACATTCGGCGATTTTCCGAATTAAAGAAGTTGCTCGGATATTCCGGGATGTGGTACGTGTAGGTTCCCAATGCGCGGGTGTAGCCTTGTCCGGTGTTGTATTTCCATTGTCCGGAGATTTCCCAGCGGTCGTTGATTTCGTAGGTGCTGACAACAACAAAGTCGTGGCGGCGATCCCACCGCGGGTAATACCAATTCCCAAAATTGATAT containing:
- a CDS encoding TonB-dependent receptor; translation: SNAYGAELMVRKKSGRMSGWIGYSLSWTRRKFPDTYINFGNWYYPRWDRRHDFVVVSTYEINDRWEISGQWKYNTGQGYTRALGTYTYHIPEYPSNFFNSENRRMLFGAENNYRFPADHRLDLSANYKHQFFGLPAILNISIYNVYSRRAIYYRDYNTDENPVEVTDVKLLPILPMVAYEVKF